One window of the Leishmania panamensis strain MHOM/PA/94/PSC-1 chromosome 16 sequence genome contains the following:
- a CDS encoding 60S ribosomal protein L39, putative (TriTrypDB/GeneDB-style sysID: LpmP.16.1130), with the protein MGRFKPLAVKKKYAKKMNQNKPVPYWIRLRTGNRIKWNEKRRHWRRTKLNY; encoded by the coding sequence ATGGGCCGCTTCAAGCCCCTCGCGGTGAAGAAGAAGTACGCGAAGAAGATGAACCAGAACAAGCCAGTGCCCTACTGGATTCGCCTTCGCACGGGCAATCGCATTAAGTGGAACGAGAAGCGCCGCCACTGGCGCCGCACAAAGCTGAACTACTAA
- a CDS encoding hypothetical protein (TriTrypDB/GeneDB-style sysID: LpmP.16.1110) has translation MLDEHEGREAAFGYDLKNFCATEVPDEAPHSSDDSTTVESTEETTPAGSGYFACFRRPFHRRRSVAKTAAPAVAAQSTGTTAQQLSTPTTNYGELGCKLLLWERELRHQLVRHEQEELTQMVWSVEKMLLPVMEALRYVNTLSVAQEEVVWRWTIRNDYYHFLLGVTQLQEVLHRRSLSFAEEPRDRKEIENVEVPHWIAARRLQVTRETQESAAAKEEERERRLAHFSFIQQQLYQIFLLGEEEQADRMDVERLQRLYAGSILEAMAKVYRHVRLCQLRYEAMGLELQPEVTRDLVADEALHRALLRQDQALGFKKMQADEIRNYLASSRQELLNRRVEEG, from the coding sequence ATGCTGGACGAACATGAAGGTAGAGAAGCAGCGTTCGGCTACGACCTGAAAAACTTCTGTGCCACGGAGGTGCCGGATGAGGCACCTCACAGCAGCGATGACAGCACCACTGTGGAAAGCACGGAGGAGACCACGCCAGCTGGTAGCGGGTACTTTGCATGCTTCCGTCGCCCCTTTCACCGTCGTCGCTCAGTCGCCAAAACCgccgcgccagcggtggcggcccaATCTaccggcaccaccgcacagCAGCTCTCAACGCCAACGACGAACTACGGGGAGCTGGGGTGCAAGCTGCTCCTGTGGGAACGCGAGCTCCGCCACCAGCTCGTGCGCCATGAGCAGGAAGAGCTGACACAGATGGTGTGGAGTGTAGAAAAGATGTTGTTGCCCGTCATGGAGGCCCTCCGCTACGTGAACACCCTTAGCGTGGcgcaagaggaggtggtgtggcGTTGGACCATACGAAACGACTACTACCATTTTCTGCTCGGCGTGACGCAGttgcaggaggtgctgcaccgccgatCTCTGTCCTTCGCCGAGGAGCCCCGGGACCGCAAGGAGATTGAAAACGTCGAGGTGCCACACTGGAttgcggcgcggcggctgcaggtGACGCGTGAGACACAGGAgtccgcggcggcgaaggaggaggagcgagagaggcgccttGCACACTTTTCGTTCATCCAACAGCAGCTCTACCAAATCTTCTTActgggggaggaagagcaagCGGACCGGATGGATGTGGagaggctgcagcggctgtaTGCCGGCAGTATTTTAGAGGCGATGGCGAAGGTGTACCGCCACGTGCGTCTCTGTCAGCTGAGGTACGAGGCAATGGGCCTCGAGCTGCAGCCCGAGGTCACGCGTGACCTTGTCGCTGACGAGGCTCTGCATCGCGCATTGCTGCGCCAGGACCAGGCGCTGGGCTTCAAGAAGATGCAGGCGGATGAAATCCGAAACTACCTCGCCTCCAGCCGGCAAGAGCTCCTCAATAGGCGCGTGGAGGAAGGCTGA
- a CDS encoding hypothetical protein (TriTrypDB/GeneDB-style sysID: LpmP.16.1105) — protein MRHMADVQLKSLLKGVEAERGAMVACRDPSALEIIMRVGNSNANRGSVSVIFQNTSAASSLTAQMLFINEKYAKSVEEEVQLWLDPFKTPTAAATVGSERKRTRADSDSDDFESENDSDA, from the coding sequence ATGCGCCATATGGCGGACGTGCAGCTGAAGTCACTGCTCAAGGGTGTGGAAGCAGAGCGCggggcgatggtggcgtGCCGCGACCCGTCCGCGCTGGAAATAATAATGAGGGTCGGCAACTCAAACGCCAACCGAGGAAGCGTGTCTGTTATTTTTCAAAACACCAGCGCGGCCTCGTCACTGACGGCGCAGATGCTGTTCATCAACGAGAAGTATGCGAAGtcggtggaggaagaggtgcagtTGTGGTTGGACCCCTTCAAGACACctaccgcagcagcgaccgtCGGCAGTGAGCGCAAACGCACCCGCGCCGACTCCGACAGCGATGATTTCGAGAGCGAGAACGACTCTGACGCGTAG
- a CDS encoding hypothetical protein (TriTrypDB/GeneDB-style sysID: LpmP.16.1080): MQRLSDSPTGTSAHEAAAVGGGGDVDMAGVQVLESSVDFLSLFYCHLTACPPHGPFVYYTAMTLLRRAKRRYGASGGTSSSAADADIGNAYASWGIDAMGPDGVSAVLRALTIPNVIALIEKRYDTSHLSSWPLLYVPAEIRAADVNALMRQSQQR; encoded by the coding sequence ATGCAAAGGCTTTCTGACTCGCCAACGGGGACCTCTGCCcatgaagcagctgctgtcggcggcggcggcgatgtggATATGGCgggggtgcaggtgctggagaGCAGCGTGGACTTCCTATCGCTCTTCTACTGCCACCTCACTGCCTGTCCGCCGCACGGACCGTTTGTCTACTACACCGCCATGACGCTTCTAAGGCGTGCGAAGCGGCGGTATGGCgcaagcggcggcaccagcagcagcgccgcggatGCGGACATCGGCAACGCTTATGCGTCGTGGGGCATCGACGCGATGGGTCCGGACGGCGTATCTGCGGTGCTCCGCGCGCTGACGATCCCGAATGTGATAGCACTGATCGAGAAGCGCTATGACACGTCGCACTTGTCCAGTTGGCCGCTACTGTACGTGCCTGCAGAGATACGCGCCGCGGATGTGAACGCTTTGATGCGGCAGTCACAGCAGAGGTAG
- a CDS encoding hypothetical protein (TriTrypDB/GeneDB-style sysID: LpmP.16.1100) produces the protein MHLLVDGDYLLSGFRPTSEEEVKAAVDRLMTAIEQQLLLPAGADTAVTTLVSRIIFFSSALIKGLEEGPRTCVISTLRRLRFQTHVLESIHGRAGTPVDAALCTKMLQLSLLPAGGGVSGSNSAVLSHGHAAHAFCLVTPNAYLSTAMELMASRECGEIVFAVYEGDEVAEELLGYASARYGAAGGVATMAKHDGVTFLPSTEAAVAALALVQQQEQGNLSVSALTELKSLQVRLQQRKSTTGAGATVVMPKATAATAVAPPPLPAVSNLLAPPSGPQTRVATAPPSSPASRRSSSASSRDDGDGAKHTLPQGPPPVLAMAKPLDQVNVPAPPSFFETGSLHTVTTATSPRTVVQHASPPSAMPPLSSTSPLSATNGVAGAATSIGEPMVSTTLPVEWGLVYDAAQQRHYYAHTNATGRTRSTWQHPLGPQKQLELEEQVQTWRAARLHSPHSTQLQPSSALPDGWEERTDPQTRRTFYVDHKSKTTSWERPQPTVANVSSHASGSGAMALPPPWEARVDPSTGRTFYVNHETKTTSWEPPAVARSTCGTESLSQHAFYANDKTRQTSWNGPRSAVPTLPAPWEAHVDPSTGRTFYVNHETKTTSWERPLV, from the coding sequence ATGCACCTTCTTGTGGATGGCGACTACTTGCTTAGCGGCTTCCGGCCCACctcggaggaggaagtgaaggCGGCAGTGGACCGGCTCATGACGGCGATTGAacaacagctgctgctgccagccGGTGCCGACACCGCGGTGACAACCCTTGTCTCCCGTAtcatcttcttctcctctgcgctcATCAAAGGGCTCGAGGAGGggccgcgcacgtgcgtcATCTCCACCCTACGCCGTCTGCGCTTCCAGACCCACGTTCTGGAAAGCATCCACGGCCGCGCCGGCACCCCGGTTGATGCCGCGTTATGCACGAAGATGCTACAGTTGTCGTTGCTGCCCGCCGGAGGTGGCGTCAGTGGCAGTAACAGCGCTGTGCTATCGCATGGCCATGCGGCGCATGCCTTCTGCTTGGTGACGCCCAACGCATATCTTTCCACGGCGATGGAGCTGATGGCGTCGCGTGAGTGTGGCGAGATTGTCTTCGCTGTGTACGAGGGCGACGAGGTGGCAGAGGAACTGCTCGGCTACGCGTCAGCGCGGTATGGTGCAGCGGGTGGCGTGGCGACAATGGCGAAGCACGATGGCGTCACATTTCTGCCTAGCACAGaggccgctgtcgctgctttggcgctggtgcagcagcaggagcagggcAACTTGTCCGTCTCCGCGCTGACAGAGCTGAagtcgctgcaggtgcgccttcAGCAGCGGAAGTCGACCACTGGCGCTGGGGCAACGGTAGTGATGCCGAAAGCAACTGCAGCCACCGCGGTGGCTCCACCCCCGCTGCCTGCAGTGTCTAACCTGCTTGCACCACCCAGTGGGCCACAGACGAGGGTGGCGACGGCACCACCCTCGTCGCCGGCCTCTCGACGCAGTAGCAGCGCATCCTCCAGGgacgatggcgatggcgccaAGCACACGCTTCCACAGGGGCCGCCACCGGTGCTGGCAATGGCGAAGCCGCTTGACCAGGTGAACGTACCGGCGCCGCCCTCGTTCTTCGAGACAGGCTCGCTGCACActgtcaccaccgccacgtcACCACGgacggtggtgcagcacgcctcaccgccatccgcgatgccgccgctgtcgagcaCGTCGCCCCTCTCAGCCACCAACGGTGTCGCGGGCGCAGCGACGTCTATTGGTGAGCCGATGGTGTCCACCACCCTCCCAGTGGAGTGGGGCCTCGTCTacgatgcagcgcagcagcgccactactacgcacacacgaacgcGACGGGGCGGACGCGTTCGACGTGGCAGCACCCGCTAGGGCCGCAAAAACAGttggagctggaggagcaggtgcaGACGTGGCGCGCGGCGCGACTGCATTCGCCGCActcgacgcagctgcagccgagTAGTGCGCTGCCGGACGGCTGGGAGGAGCGCACAGACCCGCAGACCAGGCGCACATTCTACGTTGACCACAAGTCGAAGACAACGTCGTGGGAGCGCCCACAGCCGACTGTCGCGAACGTCAGCTCCCATGCGAGTGGCAGTggggcgatggcgctgccaccaccatgGGAAGCGCGTGTTGATCCCAGCACTGGTCGCACGTTCTACGTTAACCACGAAACCAAGACGACGTCGTGGGAaccgccggcggtggcaagGTCGACGTGCGGCACCGAGTCGCTGTCACAACACGCTTTCTACGCGAATGACAAGACGCGGCAGACGAGTTGGAACGGGCCAAGGTCGGCGGTACCGACGCTGCCGGCACCGTGGGAAGCGCATGTTGATCCCAGCACTGGTCGCACCTTCTACGTTAACCACGAGACCAAGACGACGTCGTGGGAACGGCCATTGGTTTGA
- a CDS encoding hypothetical protein (TriTrypDB/GeneDB-style sysID: LpmP.16.1120) — MSFSPSSSPPAPMSHIAQQQELMRVYREELQLQQRLQQQCHLLQCLTEAAVGIFSWWRQGAAAAAVGTDNGFLVAGCSPISEGSTSFHADTGKFALPLATSLLELHPGMVFYSLGELLQLWAATASPSDFGGSSEDADGNASAAETMSQGGRDNSRRDVHPSSYDPCRVHKCSDDHPPPWTFPTSIAVPLPLISDKSRDVARTSHTPPSLLQLPTPAQLIRYRMLDPTCPLPVTHRLLLGSVNTNSFRLLLPWLMTLTKECAEAMLLCRPDRQTRQAPTQSAVIEGQHMSSAGADDAPRQLSAVPRLAGMEYKATETIGTKRPRSQGGGTLRCSNGSVVSESWGTLCASLVRVLSYLVAAAATAAGPERQQSTEPLPPSLASCLASAATSTALRADLRLFLAEVAEVRDTVLEVKRYCCLADSPCDDDERTLKRPRGEPLAAAALSPLASVAGQEQPMAMSNMALLAHLAAIVDAQVRKYL; from the coding sequence ATGAgtttttctccctcctcgtccccccCGGCTCCGATGTCACAcatcgcacagcagcaagagcTCATGCGCGTTTACCGAGAagaactgcagctgcagcagcgactccagcagcagtgtcaTCTGCTCCAGTGCCTCACGGAAGCTGCAGTGGGTATCTTCTCGTGGTGGCGCCAaggcgcagccgcggcagcggtggggacCGACAACGGCTTCCTGGTTGCTGGATGCTCACCCATATCAGAAGGGTCGACGAGTTTTCACGCAGACACCGGAAAATTTGCCCTGCCATTGGCAACATCGTTGTTGGAGCTGCACCCAGGAATGGTCTTCTACTCACTGGGGgaactgctgcagctctgggCAGCCACCGCATCTCCGTCAGACtttggcggcagcagcgaggatgcTGACGGGAACGCCAGCGCAGCCGAGACGATGAGCCAGGGCGGGCGTGACAACTCTCGGCGTGATGTGCATCCCTCCTCGTACGACCCCTGTAGGGTCCACAAGTGCTCTGATGACCATCCCCCACCGTGGACCTTCCCAACTAGCATTGCGGTTCCACTGCCGCTGATCAGCGATAAGTCAAGAGACGTTGCGCGCACGTCTCAcacacctccttctcttttgcagctccccacccctgcgcAGCTCATACGCTACCGCATGCTGGACCCGACGTGCCCACTGCCGGTCACCCACCGACTCCTCCTCGGCTCTGTTAACACGAACAGCTTTAGACTCCTCCTGCCGTGGCTCATGACGCTGACCAAGGAGTGCGCGGAGGCAatgctgctgtgcaggccCGACAGACAGACGCGCCAAGCGCCCACACAGTCGGCAGTAATCGAAGGACAACATATGAGTAGTGCCGGCGCCGACGATGCGCCACGTCAGCTCAGCGCGGTCCCAAGGCTAGCAGGGATGGAGTATAAAGCAACGGAGACGATCGGAACGAAGAGGCCTCGGTCTCAGGGTGGGGGTACTCTACGGTGTagcaacggcagcgtcgtcagCGAGTCGTGGGGCACACTCTGCGCCTCTCTGGTGCGGGTCCTCTCGTACctggtcgccgccgccgcaaccgcagcaggcccagagcgccagcagtccacggagccgctgccgccttcgcTTGCATCGTGTTTGGCATCCGCAGCCACGTCGACCGCCCTGCGTGCCgacctccgcctcttccttgcagaggtggcagaggtgcgcgATACTGTTCTCGAAGTTAAGCGGTACTGTTGCCTGGCAGACTCGCCATGCGACGACGATGAACGGACCTTGAAGAGGCCTCGAGGTGAGCctcttgctgcagcagcattgTCACCACTTGCGTCGGTCGCCGGGCAGGAGCAGCCGATGGCGATGAGCAACATGGCGCTACTGGCCCACCTCGCCGCAATCGTGGATGCGCAAGTTCGAAAGTACCTCTGA
- a CDS encoding hypothetical protein (TriTrypDB/GeneDB-style sysID: LpmP.16.1060), with protein sequence MQQTIPPLADTQTARSPLSPTAAKLLLKSTLSAQSCTATASKLTPIHSATDALQPLSSSSEVRGGDEFPSLGLDFHVTNLYGNTNGNTQERDAATTSAVMVETGAAAATAQDGTAASARESRATPAEDVPPAAHPPPATVAESATSASCVSSSLEPLSIAQLRGLESRSGKAVAAGAETGGETSFEHLSRPIHLMSAVPTASATKHRGFRGHSGVRGDSVRVSGHRELRQGLSVLRHLTLGGAAGHRRDNFSGVDGVSYENFFFRSEDAAVFGVGTVGLFASTAKPVTGASRTTTRGSPPSAHHHRTHGNRGQRSAPQSLCVPPSCRASALLTSNGAGAAGTTPCYYTPACYTSPAMDGVTAWKQRQENYQQWRRENLKASTYYRLSKPSGARGGAGTAADASDSAAPLHDINGAPTLCLSEERRRIERLRLRGLQAERTARSTARVHEQATYEEEVLLQRLRKLRGEAVDLPDCYLRATYPDPSTLTGYAERVAGDNQNRTYPAPHRSKAASGYLANPQRVVKDHHSAMQLHRVAMQQARLDREEQHLEAAERQRCDIAAQLTERQLWEAAYLASWMEGRPRLSRAREAERHARQEAEQRTLDQLNRTTQMHEREVYALYASQEAAVTAVHQKELRAQVVAPRLYSRRGISGGHSLDQEVHPLPATTAAQPNGAAARVSSPLSSGAPNSPGTASIPPQAAASPVPMVPLQALGKKSAPAARPVTPAVRPATPALPPSQVVGPTSTNFFNEVKQWSREFPSPNVIPVNGADTAYRRAWKAELDEAQLRFNREMTQRQRKDITRGVQEACAKVLDWSGQRAKQGRDERRELAMRRANHTQADVEAATAVRLELQEEVHRAQQKRMVQATERHSETQFLRQQLKQREMVLRSLYAEELQQLRMMVSSASAANRG encoded by the coding sequence ATGCAGCAGACCATCCCCCCTCTAGCTGACACACAGACCGCGCGTTCACCGCTCTCGCCTACCGCCGCTAAGCTCCTCCTGAAGAGCACATTATCGGCGCAGAGCTGCACAGCGACTGCGAGCAAGCTCACACCAATTCACAGCGCTACCGATGCTTTGCAGCCGCTATCCTCGTCCTCTGAGGTGCGTGGCGGCGATGAGTTTCCATCGCTGGGGCTGGACTTTCATGTGACCAATTTGTACGGGAATACCAATGGGAACACCCAGGAGCGCGATGCGGCAACGACCTCGGCGGTTATGGTGGAGACCGGGGCAGCTGCGGCTACGGCGCAAGATGGTACCGCTGCGAGTGCCAGGGAATCCCGGGCGACTCCAGCCGAAGACGTACCACCTGCGgcacatcctcctcctgcgaCGGTCGCTGAGTCTGCCACGTCAGcttcgtgtgtgtcttcctcACTAGAGCCGTTATCGATTGCGCAACTTCGCGGCTTAGAATCGCGCAGTGGCAAAGCAGTTGCAGCAGGAGCCGAGACGGGAGGAGAGACGAGCTTTGAACACCTTAGCCGCCCCATTCACCTCATGTCTGCGGTGCCGACCGCGTCGGCGACGAAGCACAGAGGCTTTCGCGGTCACAGCGGTGTCAGGGGTGACTCTGTTCGTGTCTCGGGGCATCGGGAGTTACGACAGGGCTTATCTGTGTTACGCCACCTTACCctcggcggtgcggcaggcCATCGCCGCGATAACTTCAgcggcgtcgacggcgtCAGCTACGAAAATTTTTTCTTTCGCAGCGAAGACGCTGCCGTCTTCGGAGTCGGCACCGTGGGGCTCTTCGCTTCCACGGCCAAGCCGGTCACTGGCGCTTCTCGTACGACGACACGTGGTTCACCGCCATCAGCTCATCATCACCGGACACACGGCAATCGTGGTCAGAGGTCCGCACCGCAGTCCCTCTGTGTACCACCGTCCTGCAGAGCCTCGGCACTCCTGACTTCGAacggtgctggtgccgcgGGGACGACTCCCTGCTACTACACTCCTGCCTGCTACACGTCGCCTGCCATGGACGGCGTCACGGCGTGGAAGCAGCGACAGGAGAACTaccagcagtggcgccgcgaGAACTTAAAGGCGTCTACGTACTACCGCCTGTCCAAGCCATCTGGTGCccggggtggcgcagggaCAGCGGCGGATGCGAGCGACAGTGCGGCGCCCCTGCACGACATCAACGGCGCCCCTACTCTTTGCCTTTCCGAAGAGAGACGTCGTATTGAGCGCCTACGACTGCGCGGCCTCCAGGCGGAGCGAACGGCAAGGTCGaccgcgcgcgtgcacgagCAAGCGACAtatgaggaggaggtgcttcTCCAGCGCTTGCGTAAGCTCCGTGGCGAGGCCGTCGACTTGCCCGATTGCTACCTGCGCGCCACCTACCCTGATCCGTCTACGCTGACGGGCTACGCGGAGCGGGTCGCTGGAGACAACCAGAACCGCACCTACCCAGCACCGCACCGGAGCAAGGCCGCCAGCGGTTATCTCGCCAACCCGCAGCGGGTCGTGAAGGATCATCACAGTGCCATGCAACTGCACCGCGTGGCGATGCAGCAAGCACGGCTGGATcgggaggagcagcacctgGAAGCGGCGGAGCGCCAGCGGTGCGATATTGCTGCGCAGCTGACCGAGCGCCAGTTGTGGGAAGCAGCTTATCTCGCGTCGTGGATGGAGGGCCGCCCGCGATTGTCTCGTGCAcgagaggcggagcggcacgCGCGGCAGGAAGCGGAGCAGCGCACCTTGGATCAGCTGAATCGTACGACTCAGATGCACGAGCGGGAGGTGTATGCTCTGTACGCCTCTcaggaggcagcggtgacagcagtgcaccagaaggagctgcgtgcgcaAGTCGTTGCGCCGCGACTGTATAGTCGCAGGGGTATCTCTGGCGGCCACTCTCTTGATCAAGAGGTGCACCCCCTGCCAGCGACGACAGCTGCACAGCCCaacggagctgcagcacgggTGTCAAGCCCGCTGTCTAGTGGCGCTCCCAACTCTCCAGGAACTGCCAGCATTCCTCCGCAAGCAGCTGCCTCCCCAGTGCCAATGGTACCCCTTCAGGCACTGGGGAAGAAGTCGGCGCCGGCAGCTCGTCCCGTAACACCCGCCGTGCGCCCTGCGacaccagcgctgccgccatctcAGGTGGTGGGCCCGACGTCGACAAACTTCTTCAACGAGGTGAAGCAGTGGTCGCGAGAGTTCCCGTCGCCCAATGTCATTCCCGTCAACGGCGCCGACACCGCGTACCGGCGTGCGTGGAAGGCAGAGCTGGACGAGGCACAGCTTCGTTTTAATCGTGAAatgacgcagcggcagcgcaaaGACATTACGCGAGGCGTGCAGGAGGCGTGCGCGAAGGTGTTGGACTGGAGCGGGCAGCGGGCAAAGCAGGGGCGGGACGAGAGGCGTGAGCTGGCAATGCGGCGCGCCAATCATACACAGGCAGACGTCGAggccgccacagcagtgaGGCTGGAGTTGCAGGAGGAGGTACACCGCGCACAGCAGAAGCGAATGGTGCAGGCGACGGAGCGCCACAGCGAGACCCAGTTCCTGCGGCAGCAGTTGAAGCAGCGTGAGATGGTGCTGCGATCGCTGTATGCGGAggagcttcagcagctgcgcatgatGGTGTCGTCCGCCTCAGCGGCAAATCGCGGGTGA
- a CDS encoding polyketide cyclase/dehydrase, putative (TriTrypDB/GeneDB-style sysID: LpmP.16.1070), with the protein MELSRLLRRHHSGSLAISAPITAPSNGQHGTRHEEGLPQQRQAAGNATVAKAQAAIAAATAAKRQANTTASLSASNASSAQPETATGGVGSPMHKSKAPVSEVKSASSCSSDARDHLQVYKERCTIGWSPEEFYGVVADVEHYSAFLPWCAGSEVHTTRRVRVPHGTRCLAPSSNSAASPRLATGAEAAELELVDAIEMTTTLTIGFSFLKEQYTSRVTLYPGRKVVAALYEEEEADSEAALQNTNRASSKEVAPSCGSSSTPGTGCGDGLVLSFFKKAASTAGAVAKRSILQHLRCEWEFAPVEGKPQTVDVLFSVSFEFKNPMHRHLIMSNVVSLMTHSFERRCESLYGPPSTTKVSLPVLS; encoded by the coding sequence atgGAGCTCTCTCGGCTGCTTCGTCGACATCACAGCGGCTCTTTGGCCATCTCTGCGCCCATCACAGCGCCCAGCAATGGACAACACGGCACTCGCCATGAGGAAGGTctaccacagcagcggcaggcagcTGGTAATGCCACTGTGGCCAAGGCGCAGGCGGCCATAGCGGCCGCAACGGCAGCAAAGCGCCAAGCCAACACCACAGCGTCATTGTCCGCTTCCAACGCGTCGAGCGCGCAGCCTGAGACTGCCACTGGCGGAGTGGGCAGTCCCATGCACAAATCCAAGGCCCCAGTCAGTGAAGTGAAGAGTGCgtcgagctgcagcagtgacgcACGGGATCACTTGCAGGTATATAAAGAGCGCTGCACCATTGGGTGGTCGCCGGAGGAATTCTATGGCGTAGTGGCCGATGTAGAGCACTACTCCGCCTTCTTGCCGTGGTGTGCGGGGTCGGAGGTGCACACGACGCGCCGGGTTCGGGTGCCGCATGGTACCCGGTGTCTCGCTCCCAGCTCCAactctgccgcctcgcccCGTTTGGCCACAGGGGCCGAGGCGGCAGAGTTGGAGCTCGTCGATGCCATCGAGATGACCACGACACTGACCATCGGCTTCTCCTTTCTGAAAGAGCAATACACGTCGCGCGTGACGCTCTACCCAGGGCGAAAAGTTGTCGCGGCTCTttacgaggaagaggaggctgacagcgaagcagcgcttcaAAACACCAACAGGGCCAGCTCAAAGGAGGTTGCACCCTCATGCGGCAGTAGCTCCACGCCAGGCACGGGCTGCGGCGACGGGCTtgtgctctccttcttcaAGAAGGCGGCGTCTACGGCGGGGGCGGTCGCCAAGCGGTCGattctccagcacctccgaTGTGAGTGGGAGTTCGCCCCGGTGGAAGGGAAGCCCCAAACGGTGGAtgtgctcttctccgtgTCATTTGAGTTCAAGAACCCGATGCACCGTCATTTAATCATGTCGAATGTTGTGAGCCTCATGACGCACAGCTTTGAGCGTCGCTGCGAGAGCCTGTATGGGCCTCCGTCAACCACGAAGGTGTCACTGCCAGTCCTGTCGTGA
- a CDS encoding tyrosyl or methionyl-tRNA synthetase-like protein (TriTrypDB/GeneDB-style sysID: LpmP.16.1090), producing the protein MSRCCFAVGRVLEVSRHPESEKLYIEKIDLGETLNSLSNNEPRTILSGLQEFVKEEDFVNRLVLVIANLEPRKIGGIPSAGMVLCASTGEDPHDPASAGQGERKVMLLDIPEGTAVGERVVFEGHGMPYEPVLRKKLAKNFEEVMKDVRSNADGVVCWQGKPFQTSAGVIKVSLCNARIS; encoded by the coding sequence atgtcgcgctgctgcttcgcggTCGGCAGGGTGCTGGAGGTGTCGCGCCACCCCGAGAGCGAGAAGCTGTACATTGAGAAGATAGACCTCGGCGAGACGCTGAACTCGCTGAGCAACAACGAGCCGCGCACGATCCTCAGTGGATTGCAGGAGTTCGTAAAGGAGGAGGACTTTGTGAACCGCCTTGTGCTCGTGATTGCGAACCTGGAACCGCGCAAGATTGGTGGCATTCCGTCCGCTGGCATGGTGCTGTGCGCCTCCACCGGCGAGGACCCGCACGACCCCGCGTCGGCTGGGCAAGGAGAGCGCAAGGTGATGCTGCTAGACATTCCGGAGGGGACTGCCGTCGGGGAGCGCGTGGTGTTCGAGGGGCATGGCATGCCGTACGAGCCAGTCCTGAGGAAAAAGCTCGCCAAGAACTTTGAGGAGGTCATGAAGGACgtgcgcagcaacgccgacgGCGTGGTGTGCTGGCAGGGGAAGCCGTTCCAGACTTCGGCCGGCGTCATCAAGGTGTCCCTGTGCAACGCTCGCATCTCGTAA